In the Clostridium cellulovorans 743B genome, ATTATTTCTTTGTGATATTCTCCATAGTTTCTTACTAACATTATACTTTAGCAAATCCATAGTTTACAAGTAAATTTTGCTTCTATCCACAATGTATCAAGGTATCCTTTATATATGCTTTCAAAACTGTTTCTCAGCTTACTAATAAGATTCACTATTTTACCAAGTTCGACAGCCTACGTGTCTCATTAACTTTTTTACGAACACTAAACTTTTGTCCTAAACTCAGTGCTAATATTCCTTGTCCAACATAGTAAATAATTAAGTTTGAATACTCTAAATATTTTAAATTATCTGGTTCAATAAAATCACCTTTGCTGAATAACAAGAATAATAAAATAATGTCTGATACTAAGAACATCATTGCTCCTGTGATAGTCATTATGACAGCTTTTTTATTTCTTAGGTAATATTTATAAAGAGAGATAGCTTTACTTACCATTAGTGAAATTAATATTGTATATCCTATAACTACTAACTGAAGCCCATTAAATTGAAAATCTCCAAATAGCTCAAGAAAAATCATCGGAGAAGCGATGGCTATAGTAATAACAATATCCACTAAAGTTACCTTTCTTAAAGTGCTAAATCCTATAAAATACATTATATGTGCTAAAGCAAAACTACCTACACCATTTATAAATAGAACCCCTTTAATATGCGTTAGATCTAAAGTTAGAAATTTAGGAGTATTATTCAATTCCAAAAATACATCTCCACAGAATGAAAAAATTAACCCAAGCAAAATCCATATAAAATACTTTTTATTCTCTTTTTTAGTCTTATAGCTTACTATTCCTGTAATAACAAAAAGTGCACTAGCCAGTGCCTTTAAAATAACAAAGCTTCCTGTTATAGCAAAAAATTTCATAGTTATTAATGCTAGCGTGGCTACCAACATCAATAGAAAAAATAACATTTCCATAGTATTCCTCCTCCATAAAATGTTATGCTTCTTCCTCATAAATACTGTTATAAATTATTAATAATACTACGTCTTAATAACCCTACCATAGGGTTCCCAGCTATAACTTTAACTAGGTATATATAGCTGATACTACAAATGCTTCTATTAGTTCATTTCCCCAAGATATTACAAGGATAAGTCAACATCTGAAGCTGGAATTCTTTATAATATATTTATTTAATCGCTTATTTTACAATATCCTAAATAGTTTTTATAGCTAATCAAGTTAAAATTTTACTAAAGGACTTTAATATACGACAATAATAATACTATTTTGTTAAGCACATATCAAGACTTTAACTTACTTTGTAAAAAATAAACTTTATGGAAAACGTTATCTTATAGCTATATTCTCTTTATATCTATATAAAACATTACAATAATTTCTAAAACTATTTTTCTATATTTTTTACAACTAATAACTTTTTATTCTATTTCATTGATTAAAACTATAGTTAAGTGCTAAATTAAATTCCTTTGATTTTTTAAAATCGGAGGTATATATATCATTATTACTATTAAAGTAATTATTATTATAAAGATCATTATTTAATAGCATTGGATTTTCCCATTTCGGTGATTCTCCATTTTGGTAAAATTCCACTTTGGTATTTTCACCTATGTGGTATTTCTCCATTTTGGTATTTTCACCGATATGGTATTTCTCCATTGCGGCTCTTTCACCGATATGGCATTTCTCCATTGCGGCTTTTTCACCAGTATGGAACTTTCCTACCTTGGTATTTTTTCCAACATGTTGATTTCCTTCTTTTAAGTTTGCTGAATAACAAAAAGAGAGAGCTTGTCTATCTTTCTCTTTTTTCTGTACTGGATAACTTGAATCCACAGCTTGTTCTTGTTCTTGTTCTTCTTCTACTTGACAACACAAAGTAGTGCCTTCTTCTTTCTGTACTATATAACATGAGCCAACAACCTGTTTCTCCTCTTCTTCTACTTGACAACACGAAGTAGTGGCTTCTTCTTCCTGTACTATATAATATGAGCCAACAACCTGTTTCTCCTCTTCTTCTACTTGACAACACGAAGTAGTGGCTTGTCTTTCTTGTTCTACTGAAATAAAACTATTATCCTCTGGTACTTCATAGACATCATAAACATATCCACCAAGGAATTTTCCAGCTTTTCTTTTGAGAGTTCTTTTTATGTACCCTACCTCTAACAGTTCCTTTATAGTTGAAGCAATGGCAGTTTCCTTATCCTTTGTATGTTTCTTTATCTCTCCTACATAAAATTCCCAATGATCAGGCTTACTAAGGAAATAAAGCATCAAACCTTTTGCTTTAAGGCTTAATCTTTCATCATTTATAAAATCTTTATTAACAATCACATAAGGATTATTTGAATCCTTAATTACTCTATAAATTGGCATAAATATTCCCCTTTTCAATTAGTAATTGAGAGTTGAGAATTATAACTTTACATTTTTAATTATTAATTCTCAATTATATTTATGCGATTATTTCTTTTTGTATCATTTCCAATATTTTATGAAATATTTTGCTTTTTAACTGATGTAATAGGATGATAAAATATATATATTCCAATTAAAAATCTACATTGCTAGTATAAACGGTATTTGAATTTAATGTAGAAACATCATTAGAACTTATATAATACAATTCTACTAGTCGGTCCCTTAATATTTTACAATTATCTTAGAAAAATATATTTTAAGTTTCCACTGAAAAACTTCAACTTTAAATCTGGAGGATAAACTTATGATAAAAGCAGAACTAATTTATTTAAGCTTTCTTATTTTCGCATTGTGGTCAGCATATTCGTTGATTAGATCCAGAAAGCTTAAGGATAAAACTAAAAAAATTAATGAAAAACACATAGTTGCTCTAAAGAATGATAAGTTGACTATTATTCTTGCAATATGTGCTTGCTCTATTTACAGTCTTATAGGATATCTATTTAAAATTGAAATATTAATACCCTTTGAAATTTATAAAAACGGTGGGAGTATTAATTTTGTATTTCCTATATTATTGATTATTACCATAGTGCTGCTTAGACCTATGATAGCTTTTATGATGAAAAAATATAAAGAAAAATCTTAAGTACTTTCAAAAGATGGCTTGAAAGTAGCACAGTTGCCAAACTTAGTTCCTGGATACTAAGGAAGGACCAAATTCATCGCATTTACCTTAGCTATAACTATACATCAAAAGCTCCCATTAGACAATATTTGTATTTAAGTTTGTAACTTTGTCATTTTTGTTAAATTATTAAATTAAAGATAACTTCGCCTTTTGCTATTTTATACAAACTATCTTTGTTATACTATAAAATACTTTAAGATTACTTTGTAAATATTATACTATTCAATATATTTTATAAAGGAGGTATTTTTTTTGATAAAAGAGATCGATGCTAAGGTTTTACTATCTCCTAATAAAAAACCCTCAGGTTGGTTTGGCACTAACTATTTATTCAATATCTATAGAGGCTGCGAACATCGCTGTATATATTGTGACTCTAGAAGTTTGTGCTATAAGATAGAAAATTTTGATGAACTTATTGTGAAAAGAAATGCTATAGAGTTGCTTAGGAAAGAACTGAAAGGTAAGCGAAAAAAAGGCACCATAGGTACTGGATCTATGAGTGACCCCTACACTATCTCTGAAAAAAAATATTCCTTGACTAGAGGATGTCTTGAAGCAATTGCTGAATATAACTTTCCTGTCCATATCACTACTAAAAGTAATTTAATATTAAGAGACATAGATCTACTTGAGGAGATTAATAAAACCTATGCTTCTGTAGCGATTACTATCACTACCACAAATGATGCTTTAGCAAAAAAAATTGAACCCTTTGCGCCGTCATCTACTGATCGTTTCAAAGCTCTTGGTGTTCTTGCTACAATTGGTATATGCACAAGTATAACAATGATGCCTATACTACCTTTCATTGAAGATACTGAGGAAAACATACTTGATATAGTGGAAAAAGCAAATTACTATGGCGTTAAATACATAGTTCCATGGCTTGGGATGTCCCTTAGAGATATGCAGAGATACTATTATTATGAGAAGCTAGATGAAAACTTTCCTGGTATTAGAGAAAAATACGAAAAAAGCTTTGGCAACAACTACAAATGCTCTGCTAGAAATATGAATAAGCTTTGGTATCTTCTATCAGATGCCTGTAACAAGTATGGAATTTCTCTAAAAATGCCATCATACCAAAGCAAAATTTCTTCTGTGCAATTAGATTTTCTAGATAAGCTATAAAAGACTAATGCAGATGATATTACACCCTTCAATGGTATTCCGAGATTTTTTAGCATTAAGCTGTATCGAATAATTAATCTAAAATAAGCCCTATAGAGTAGAAACCTTGGTTTTATACTCTATAGGGCTTTTATAAACACAAATATTTAGTTTAGATCTCTAAAAAATTCATAGCATATTATACAACTTTTGTAAATACTAGTTTCTATTACTCTCCTACTATTTGAGAGATCACATCTTCCTCTTCCCCTAAAAGTTCTTTTTCTATAATTTCTTCATTAATAACTGACTTTTTCAGTGGTAAATTGTACTTTTGTCTAATCAGGTTTTCTATCTCAGAAGCTACAGCAAGATTCTCTTTTAAAAACAGCTTAGAATTTTCCCTGCCTTGTCCAAGCCTTGTTGCTTTATATGAAAACCATGCTCCACTTTTTTCAACTATACCTTCGTTAACAGCTATATCAATAAGGTCACCCTCTCTTGAAATACCTTCATTATACATTATATCAAATTCGATTTTTTTAAAAGGTGGTGCAACCTTATTTTTGATTACTTTTATCCTAGTTCTGTTCCCAAGAATCTCTTCACCTGATTTTAAAGTATCAATTTTTCTTATATCTAACCTTATAGATGAATAAAACTTAAGTGCACGTCCACCTGTTGTTGTCTCTGGACTACCAAACATAATACCAATTTTTTCTCTTAATTGATTTATAAATATAACAACGCACTTTGATTTATTAATTGCAGCAGTAAGCTTTCTTAAAGCTTGAGACATCAACCTCGCTTGCAACCCAATATGAGAATCCCCCATCTCTCCTTCTATTTCAGCTCTCGGAACAAGTGCTGCCACTGAGTCAACAACAATTACATCTACAGAATTTGATCTTACAAGAGCTTCTACAATCTCCAAAGCTTGTTCCCCATTATCTGGTTGGGAAACTAGTAACTCATTTACCTTAACACCTAATCGCCTAGCATAAGACGGGTCTAACGCATGTTCAGCATCAATAAAAGCTGCAGTGCCACCCATTTTTTGTGCTTCTGCAATTACATGTAAGGTAACAGTAGTTTTCCCCGAGGATTCTGGTCCATATATTTCTATTATCCTTCCTCTAGGGACTCCACCAACTCCAAGTGCTATATCTAAAGCCAAACTCCCTGTTGATATAGTCTCAATATCCATTACTGAGGCTTTATCAAGCTTCATAATAGAACCTTTTCCAAATTGTTTTTCTATTTGGCTCATAACTGTTTCTATGGCTTTAATTTTATCATTATTTATATTCACTTACTTTCATCACCTCTCATAAGCCTTTTCACTTTTCCATTTTTTAAAGATTAAACACTATCAACTTGTAATTTTCTTTTTTGTTACCCTAGTTGTTGATTTTTTCTTTACGGTTGTGGACTCTTTCTTTTTTTCTAATTCAGCAGCTTCTAGTTCTTTTTCTTTACGCTTACGTTCTATCTCCGCTTGTTTTATATTCAATTCTTCCATTATATTGTTCTGTATCGTTGTATTTACTGCCTTTAAAAACTTTCCAAATGCATCTGGATATATAAATGCCTTTATTCCTACCTCTTGTTTAAAATCCACCCATACTTTACTACCATCTATTTCATTAATGACTCCAGCACCAAAATTAATGTGTTCAACCCTCTCATTGATCAAGTCCATTTCTCTACCTCCTTAATTTATCCAAATTTAATATCAACACTAATGATTTTTACTTAAAACATAACTTCCAAGTATACTCTAAAGAATCACTTGTAAACGTTTTCATGCAACAATATATAGAAATTTCATTTAGTCTTCTATATATTTTTTATTATTTACTCATAAAATATACTTTCATGAAGCTTACTGGTTCTTTCTTGCAATTAAAAGATAACACTCTTCAATTTATAACTCTTACTTTCTTTATTCCAAGGCATAATACCACCATAATATTTCCTAGCAATTTGTTTTTGTTTTGAAACATCAAGGCTTAGTAGCCTTTGATATGCACTACTAATTGAAGCACGCTCTTCTTCTTTAGTGCTTTTAAAAGTACACCCTTCCCCCTGGCAATAAAAAACATTTAATCTAGTGCATCTTCCATGTTCTGATAATCCACTACACTCTGGCAAGTTAGTTAATTCTAATAATGAGTATTTATTCATGTAAACCTCCCATTCCACAGTATTTTTCAATTGCTACTACTAAACACCTTCTTCCAAGTTATAGGGTTTCCTTACTTGTTGATCTATAAAATCTTTAATCTGTTCCTTCGTCCTATTAAGTGTAATAGCAAGTTCTCCAAATAAATTTTCTTCGGCAATTTTTAGATATTTATCATCTATCATAGTATTTTTCTTTCCTTGTTCTAAGCGTTCCTTTGTTCTTGAGTATGAAGTTTTAATTATTTTGATCATTTCTGTACAGTCATATTTATTCATAACTTCTTTGTATCTTTCTTCAAGCATTTTATCGTCATCAATAAGTAATATTTCTATTGAATCAAGATTCCGAGTTAACTCTTTAGCCTCTTCCTTTGATATTAACTTTCTCATAACAACTCTATCATTATCAACTGGAGTATATATGACACTTCCATTTTTATAGACTTGTTGTAGAGTGTAATATTTTCTTTTGCTATCACCTATATTTATCGCTGGTATTCCTATATCCAATACCCTGCATACTCCATTTCCACCATAGATAATATAATCATTTATTTTAAACATAGTCTTTGCTCCTCTTTTTTCGGATTTTTTTAGATACTAAGTTAGAACTGACAGTTTTACTTTTGTAAACGTTTTCAGGTGTATATATAAAAAAAAGTGCAAAACTGCTCTATCGTTATTGGAGTTTTTATTTCAAAATCTTACAGGTAATGTGTCTGATATGTCAAAATCTCAACTTAAAATTCTCTACTTATATTTTATCAAATAATTTTTAAATTTTGCAAACAATTTTTTTTATTTTATATAAAATTATGTTAGGATATTTAATTTAAAATAGAACCCTACAGAGTAAGAATACTATTATTGCACTCTATAGGGCATTTTTCAACACAAGTCTTTAGTTCTTATTATTCCCCTATTACTTGAGAATTATTAACTTTCTCTGCTTTTTGAGATATTTTAGGCATGATTATTGATAAAACTACCGCTAAAGCAGAGATAATTATAAGTATTATGAATAACCCATGCAAGCAATTGTTTATTGAAAGTTTTACCTGATCACTACTAATAACACTGCTATATGTAGATGATGTATATAAATTACTTGGATCTACTCCATTTATTCCTCGCTGAGTAAAATATTTAACTATGTATAAATTGAATATACTTCCAAATACGCTTACCCCTATAGTTTGTCCCAATGTTCTAAGCAATGAATTAGCTGCCGTCGCAGCACCTCTTTTGTTATACACTACAGATTCTTGGATAACTATTGTTAAGGTAGTAAAAGCACCACCAAAACCAAAGCCCATTATAAAAACATAAATTATTACTAATATTAGGGATGATTTTATTCCTAAGGTCGGTAACAATAATACACTAACAAGTATAATAGCATTTGAAATTAGTATTATTGCTTTTCCACCGTATTTTACTATAGCTTTACCTAATATCACTGAAGATATCAGCCAAGCAAATGACATAGGTGCTAAAGCTAGTCCCGATATTTTAGCATCATATCCCAAGACATTTTGCATATATATTGGCAAATAAACATCCGCCAATATTAGTATTGCTGATGATAAAAAACTTATTATATTTACAATTGCATTGGTCTTTGTAAATATATCAAAAGGAACAATTGGTTCCTTTGCTTTTCTTTCAATTTTATAAAATGCCACTAATAAAATCCCAGTTATAATTAGTGATATTATAATGAATTTATTATCAACAGAACTACTATTTTTCGTGGTTAGAAAAATATTTAGAAATATAAGCATAGCCACAGATAAGGTGATGATTCCTGCAAAATCTATAGTGTGTTTCCTTTTCTCAAAGTTCTCTTGTAGGTTTCTTTGTATCAGTATAACCGATAATATTCCAAAAGGTATATTGATAAAAAATATCCAATGCCAAGACAGAACATCTATTAATATTCCACCAAGCAATGGGCCAGCAAGACTTGCAATCCCCCATACACTGCTTATAATTCCTTGGATCTTTGGTCTTTCTTCTAATGTAAAGACATCCCCAATAATTGTATATGTAACTGTAAATATAGAACCTGCTCCAAGCCCTTGAATTGCACGAGCTCCTATTAACATAAACATATTCTGTGATAGTCCACATAAAAAGCTTCCTGATAAAAATATTATTATTCCTACGGTGAGCACATTTTTTCTTCCATACAAATCTGATAGCTTTCCATATATAGGTGTAGAAATTGCAGATGCTAATAAATATACAGAAAAAACCAAGCTGATAATTTCAAACCCCTGAAGCTCTTTTACTATAGTTGGAATAGCTGTGGTTACAACAGTTCCTTCGATAGCACCTATGAACATTGCCACCAATAGTGCTATTACTAACTTTTTCTTTTTTAAATCCATCCTTTGAATCACTTCCTTTATCTTAAAGTTTCTAACTAAAAACCTTGTCTTTCCTAAAACAATAAATATATGCCCACTAAAATATCACTAAGTTCTATGTAACGATTTAAAGAGTTATACAATTCTCTATATAGCTTCCATTATTGAAACTTCATCGAAATTCTATAAACATATTGAAAAATCAGTATAACTTATGAAGATTATTTATCTCAATTAATATATTAATCAGACTTTATAATTATATAGATAGTTAACTGATTATACAAGGAAATAATGTATAAATTCTCAAAACACACCTACCCTATCCTCCATTTATTGATAAATCTAAGTTTTAACCCTTATTTAACATCAAGGCAATAGAATAATTCTTATTGGTAGACACATAATTAACTCCAAATATTATATATGATTTATTAGAATGATAACTAATTATTTTATGGTGAAAATCATCAATACTATGTAATATAAATCAAACTAATCTATCCAAAAAAGGATAACTATAAAAAAAGCAAAAGTAATACTTCTGCAGTATTATCTCCATCATTTCAAAGGATGAAAGTATACAGATTAAGTACAAAGAAGCTTTTTAAATTACGCTATTACAAAATATGTTTCAACATAGGCTACCATTTGGTCAGCTAAATTTATATAATAATAGACTGGAATCAAATAACTAGAATAAAATAATTTTTTAGCATCAATTTTATCATTTTCCAAGGCTACTATTAAATTTTGCTGTTGCCTTAGACAAATACTATAGCTATCAACAATAAACATAATTTGCTCCGCAAAAAACAAGTCTGGTAAAGAATTTTTATAGGTAATTTTATGTCTTTCTAAGTTGCTTTTAATTATGTTAAATTGTGCTATGTATCCCTCTAAATCTTTATAAATCTTTTGTAATTGTTCCTTAGAGGTTGTTTCTCTTATATCTATAATTGTTAAAGTTCCTCTTACCCTCTTTATAGCTTCAAAATTTTGCACTATATCATTTTTTCCCTTTAGTGCTTCAACCTTTGGACCGTAGGGAGAACTTTGCCCAATTGATAATTGCATCACATTAGACATAGCTTGCAATAATAATTGTTCCTGTGCTGGATTAGCTATATCTAATACTGTGTTTTTCTCGTTCCCAATATTATTAAAGGATGCTTTTGTAAGATTAAAGAGCAATTTTGCAGTTTGTGTATTAGTTATCTTTTCAACAGTAGCTTTCATAGTATCCCCATAGCTTGCCTTGGGACTAATAAATACTATAAGCATCATTACTGCTATTATTTTTCTTATCTTTGATTTCATTATATATGTCACTCCTCTTAAGCTATCGGAATAAATCTATTGCGTTTTTGTAACATATATATCATTAGTCATTTACATTATCTTATTCCCTTCAAAGATTTTTACTGAGAAAATATATAAGCTTATTAGGATTCATAGATTAAAAAGTATTACTTTGTTGCTAGGTTTTGAATTGGATATTTAAGTTTATATAGAAATAAGCTTGGATGCAGTCCAAGCTCATTAATTTAGAAAAGGTAATAACTAATTTTAATTTATGTATAAACTATTTTCATTTACACAAAAGAAACAATATATAATCTAAATATTATTTGAAAACTTCCTCAGTATTAAGGTGAGAACTTTGGCTTTCATCTACTTGTCCTATTTTTTTATAAATATTAGCTAAATTATTACGGAAAATTAATAGATTAGGATGGTTACTTGGTAATACTTTTTCAGCAATATCTATAGCTTTTAGTTGAAATTCTAGGCTTTTTTCTAGTTCTCCTAATCCTTGATATATGCTACACAAATTGTTGTACGATATTGCCATATACAGATGATTTTCTCCTAATGCTTTTTCATTTATTTCTATAGCTTTCTCCTGATATTTTAAACTTTTTTTCATATTTCCGAAATCCTTATATATAAGAGATAAATTATTATATGATGTTGCTAAAGATGGATGTTTTTTTCCTAACATTTCTTCATATATCTCTACAGCTTTCTGCTGATATTCTAGGCTTTTTTCTAACTCTCCTAAATCTCGATATATCATAGATAAATTATTGTATGATATCGCTAAATCTGGATGTTTTTTTCCTAACACTTTTTCTCTTATATCTACGGCTTTTTTCTGATATTCTAAGCTTTTTTCTACCTCCCCTAAATCTTGATATATAAGAGATAAGTTATTGTATGATGTTGCTAAAAACGGATGTTCATCCCCCAACATTTCTTCATATATTTCTACAGCTTTGTGCTGATATTCTGGGCTTTTTTCTGGTATTCCTAAAATTTTATATATACTAGATAAATTATTATATGCTGTTGCTAAATCTGGATGATTTTCTCCTAATACCTTTTCTCTTATATCTACAGCTTTATGCTGATATTCTAGACTTTTTCCTAGGTTTCCCAAATCTATATATATACTAGATAAATTATTGCTTAGTGTCGCGATTCTCTCAGTTTCTTCATCTATATATTTCAATATATAATCACCAAAAATAGTATATACCTTTTTATCTAATGAATTGTCTGTAGGTCGTGTATGTAGCGCTCTTATTATAGCTTCAATCAGTTTAACACATTTATCAGTGGTGGGGTTTAGCTGGTAGCGAATTGTTTCTTGTATTAACGGATGAACATATATTATATCTTTTGCATCAACACTATTAATAGAAATCCAGCCTTTTTTCTCTAAAGAATTAATCTCTTCCATTGTCTCAAGTTCAATCCATTCTACTAGTTCTTGCAAACCGACTTGAGGTAAAATCGAAAGATTCATCAGTATATATTGCTCTTCTTCAGAAATCGTTGATAGATCGAAAATTTTCAACAGTTGGTTAAAAAGTTGCTCTGAAACTATATTTCCATCCTTGATCATAGATACTTTTTCTTTTATTACTTCATTTAGATTAAAGCCCTTATCTAAAAGTATTTCATATAGCTTCTTTATGCTTATCCTTGAATTTTGGGCTGTTTTTGCAAGAAGCTCGATAATCAGTGTGTGACGCGCTGCCAGGCTAATGATCTTTTCTAAGTTACTGTCGTCTTCTTGTCTTTTATAATATTGGTAGAAAAGTTTTTTACAATTATCTTTATTTAAAAACTCTAATGAATAAGTAGAATAACCTTCTATTACCATTCTAGATGTTACAAGTATTCTTATATTATTTGAAATAAGATTTGTTATTTGTAGCAAACTCTGATCCTCTTCATTGTCTACATTGTCTATGATTATTAATGAATTGCTATTATTTTCATCTTCATAATATTTAATAACTTTTTCAAATCGCTGATCTATATTATCATCTTCAATAAAAGAATCTAATTTACATTGGTTAGCAAAAGATTCCTTCAAACTTCCCTTATAATCTATCCAGATGGCACTATTATATTTAGTTTTATACTTATTAAAATAAGACTTACAAAGTTCAGTTTTCCCTACTCCTCCAATGGCACTTACAAGTATAACCATATCACCACTACTAAGTTGTTCATCAACTTCTTTTAATTCAGCCTCTCTACCGATTAATTTAACACCATTTACCGGCAAAGAGGCTGTTATTTTTTTGGCTCTTTTTTCGCCTCATTACCTATATTTATATTGATGGTAGAACCTTGAATATTGTTAGCAGTAATACTTCCAACATTATTATCTCCACCATTAACATTAGTTTGCGTATTCTTGGTTTCAGGATTTTTATCAACCTTATTTGTACTAGGTACTAAATCACAAATTACCCTTGCAAGTTCTTTTATTAATACTTCAAGGGCTTCATGCTTTTGATGTGGATACCAGATACAACTGATCCTATGATTTGCAAGATGCTTACGCCTTTCATTGAATTTAGGTATAAAACTTCCATTTTCGTTCCTCAATTTAGGCAAATATGGCTCATCATCATTAGCAGTTTCCTCTGGAAGTTCAACAAGCGCGAAATGACGCAAGTTTGTACATGCTTTTATAACCTGCAATGTCCTATCATTGCCAAGACCACATCCTAAAAACAACATCATTTTTGAGTGTATTATATCTGTTAACATTTCCGTCATAGGTAACGTTAAATCCACACCTTTTTCTTCTTTACCATATGTCTCATCATATTCTTCCTTTGTTAAAACTAAATGATTGTAGTCTTCTATATCACCGTGAAGTTTTATAATAAGCTTTAACCCCTGTTGAATTGCATTAAGTATTCTATCCTTTTCTCTGGCTGAATGAGGTACTATGTTATCTATTTGTATTTGTTCTTGCATAAATACGGTTTCTATTACTCGGTCAAAGTTTGTAGTAATAATATTTCCCTTC is a window encoding:
- a CDS encoding lysoplasmalogenase family protein, whose product is MEMLFFLLMLVATLALITMKFFAITGSFVILKALASALFVITGIVSYKTKKENKKYFIWILLGLIFSFCGDVFLELNNTPKFLTLDLTHIKGVLFINGVGSFALAHIMYFIGFSTLRKVTLVDIVITIAIASPMIFLELFGDFQFNGLQLVVIGYTILISLMVSKAISLYKYYLRNKKAVIMTITGAMMFLVSDIILLFLLFSKGDFIEPDNLKYLEYSNLIIYYVGQGILALSLGQKFSVRKKVNETRRLSNLVK
- a CDS encoding SPL family radical SAM protein, with protein sequence MIKEIDAKVLLSPNKKPSGWFGTNYLFNIYRGCEHRCIYCDSRSLCYKIENFDELIVKRNAIELLRKELKGKRKKGTIGTGSMSDPYTISEKKYSLTRGCLEAIAEYNFPVHITTKSNLILRDIDLLEEINKTYASVAITITTTNDALAKKIEPFAPSSTDRFKALGVLATIGICTSITMMPILPFIEDTEENILDIVEKANYYGVKYIVPWLGMSLRDMQRYYYYEKLDENFPGIREKYEKSFGNNYKCSARNMNKLWYLLSDACNKYGISLKMPSYQSKISSVQLDFLDKL
- the recA gene encoding recombinase RecA, whose product is MNNDKIKAIETVMSQIEKQFGKGSIMKLDKASVMDIETISTGSLALDIALGVGGVPRGRIIEIYGPESSGKTTVTLHVIAEAQKMGGTAAFIDAEHALDPSYARRLGVKVNELLVSQPDNGEQALEIVEALVRSNSVDVIVVDSVAALVPRAEIEGEMGDSHIGLQARLMSQALRKLTAAINKSKCVVIFINQLREKIGIMFGSPETTTGGRALKFYSSIRLDIRKIDTLKSGEEILGNRTRIKVIKNKVAPPFKKIEFDIMYNEGISREGDLIDIAVNEGIVEKSGAWFSYKATRLGQGRENSKLFLKENLAVASEIENLIRQKYNLPLKKSVINEEIIEKELLGEEEDVISQIVGE
- a CDS encoding CarD family transcriptional regulator, coding for MFKINDYIIYGGNGVCRVLDIGIPAINIGDSKRKYYTLQQVYKNGSVIYTPVDNDRVVMRKLISKEEAKELTRNLDSIEILLIDDDKMLEERYKEVMNKYDCTEMIKIIKTSYSRTKERLEQGKKNTMIDDKYLKIAEENLFGELAITLNRTKEQIKDFIDQQVRKPYNLEEGV
- a CDS encoding MDR family MFS transporter, producing MDLKKKKLVIALLVAMFIGAIEGTVVTTAIPTIVKELQGFEIISLVFSVYLLASAISTPIYGKLSDLYGRKNVLTVGIIIFLSGSFLCGLSQNMFMLIGARAIQGLGAGSIFTVTYTIIGDVFTLEERPKIQGIISSVWGIASLAGPLLGGILIDVLSWHWIFFINIPFGILSVILIQRNLQENFEKRKHTIDFAGIITLSVAMLIFLNIFLTTKNSSSVDNKFIIISLIITGILLVAFYKIERKAKEPIVPFDIFTKTNAIVNIISFLSSAILILADVYLPIYMQNVLGYDAKISGLALAPMSFAWLISSVILGKAIVKYGGKAIILISNAIILVSVLLLPTLGIKSSLILVIIYVFIMGFGFGGAFTTLTIVIQESVVYNKRGAATAANSLLRTLGQTIGVSVFGSIFNLYIVKYFTQRGINGVDPSNLYTSSTYSSVISSDQVKLSINNCLHGLFIILIIISALAVVLSIIMPKISQKAEKVNNSQVIGE
- a CDS encoding tetratricopeptide repeat protein; translated protein: MPVNGVKLIGREAELKEVDEQLSSGDMVILVSAIGGVGKTELCKSYFNKYKTKYNSAIWIDYKGSLKESFANQCKLDSFIEDDNIDQRFEKVIKYYEDENNSNSLIIIDNVDNEEDQSLLQITNLISNNIRILVTSRMVIEGYSTYSLEFLNKDNCKKLFYQYYKRQEDDSNLEKIISLAARHTLIIELLAKTAQNSRISIKKLYEILLDKGFNLNEVIKEKVSMIKDGNIVSEQLFNQLLKIFDLSTISEEEQYILMNLSILPQVGLQELVEWIELETMEEINSLEKKGWISINSVDAKDIIYVHPLIQETIRYQLNPTTDKCVKLIEAIIRALHTRPTDNSLDKKVYTIFGDYILKYIDEETERIATLSNNLSSIYIDLGNLGKSLEYQHKAVDIREKVLGENHPDLATAYNNLSSIYKILGIPEKSPEYQHKAVEIYEEMLGDEHPFLATSYNNLSLIYQDLGEVEKSLEYQKKAVDIREKVLGKKHPDLAISYNNLSMIYRDLGELEKSLEYQQKAVEIYEEMLGKKHPSLATSYNNLSLIYKDFGNMKKSLKYQEKAIEINEKALGENHLYMAISYNNLCSIYQGLGELEKSLEFQLKAIDIAEKVLPSNHPNLLIFRNNLANIYKKIGQVDESQSSHLNTEEVFK
- a CDS encoding SIR2 family NAD-dependent protein deacylase codes for the protein MNFEELMSCHRKNKTVFNELVERMKENAVIPFIGAGLSAWIYPTWTSLIKNLAQEYGIFEEANQLLNQGKYEEAASLLEEEIVRNDFLLELHRIFGLSKLKDVTLPEYIKLIPHIWKGNIITTNFDRVIETVFMQEQIQIDNIVPHSAREKDRILNAIQQGLKLIIKLHGDIEDYNHLVLTKEEYDETYGKEEKGVDLTLPMTEMLTDIIHSKMMLFLGCGLGNDRTLQVIKACTNLRHFALVELPEETANDDEPYLPKLRNENGSFIPKFNERRKHLANHRISCIWYPHQKHEALEVLIKELARVICDLVPSTNKVDKNPETKNTQTNVNGGDNNVGSITANNIQGSTININIGNEAKKEPKK